In Halostella salina, a single window of DNA contains:
- a CDS encoding RAD55 family ATPase: MDRIPFGVSRLDSMINGGAPPGSVVLLAGDIGAGAREFLYTSAAMNALVEAEPELFDLYYGSLHENSTVPGSIHYLSFTSDQPAIVDEMEFTMDGDIVDAVADPIRFADLSPEYFQLSPVPTEWYTQRTGDITSLGDRHDRRDVLDAMGDYLNEHAAGNLVLVDSVTDLISAASDSMDWSDITMLMKGLKKASQAWGGLILLHVNVEALTDTQLGRLNDAADGTIRFKWESGGSERDRSMIVQSFRGVLSRLEEENIVQFETEIDDDGFNITNVRKIR; this comes from the coding sequence ATGGACCGCATCCCCTTCGGGGTCTCGCGGCTCGACTCGATGATAAACGGGGGCGCGCCGCCGGGGAGCGTCGTCCTCCTGGCGGGCGACATCGGAGCGGGGGCGCGGGAGTTCCTCTACACGAGCGCGGCGATGAATGCGCTCGTCGAGGCCGAGCCGGAACTGTTCGACCTCTACTACGGCTCGCTCCATGAGAACTCGACCGTGCCGGGGTCGATCCACTACCTCTCTTTCACCAGCGACCAGCCGGCGATCGTCGACGAGATGGAGTTCACCATGGACGGCGACATCGTCGACGCGGTCGCCGACCCGATCCGCTTTGCGGACCTCTCGCCCGAGTACTTCCAGCTCTCCCCGGTGCCGACCGAGTGGTACACCCAGCGAACCGGCGACATCACGTCGCTCGGTGACCGCCACGACCGCCGGGACGTGCTCGACGCGATGGGCGACTACCTGAACGAGCACGCGGCCGGCAACCTCGTCCTCGTCGACTCCGTCACCGACCTCATCAGCGCGGCCAGCGACAGCATGGACTGGTCGGACATCACGATGCTGATGAAGGGGCTGAAGAAGGCCTCCCAGGCCTGGGGCGGGCTCATCCTGTTGCACGTCAACGTCGAGGCGCTGACCGACACCCAGCTCGGCCGGCTCAACGACGCCGCCGACGGGACGATCCGGTTCAAGTGGGAGAGCGGCGGCAGCGAGCGGGACCGCTCGATGATCGTCCAGTCGTTCCGCGGCGTCCTCTCCCGATTGGAGGAGGAAAACATCGTCCAGTTCGAGACGGAGATCGACGACGACGGGTTCAACATCACGAACGTCCGCAAGATCCGCTGA
- a CDS encoding beta-ribofuranosylaminobenzene 5'-phosphate synthase family protein has protein sequence MATVETAARLHFGFGNLSLAHERLYGSVGVALTAPRLRVEATPADAVSATDDAAREYAERAAVLLNVPGAAVTVEQRLPRHVGLGSGTQLALAVYAAVARANGIDPDVRDAAPKLGRAGRSGVGVAGFEQGGFVVDAGHPTARFTTDRPADGEWQVPAVVARHELPEDWRFVLALPDADPGRSGDEEESSMRAVVERADPAVADEISGVVSRRLLPAAAEGRLSAFGDAVAEVGRLNGAWYADAQGGVYRPPVGTVVERLSDCPAVAGAGQSSWGPTVYGVTDATGVDAACESARDALRAAGVDGDVLVARVRNEGATVRGGVTGDPVGERP, from the coding sequence ATGGCGACTGTCGAAACGGCGGCGCGGCTTCACTTCGGCTTCGGCAACCTCTCGCTGGCCCACGAGCGGCTGTACGGGAGCGTCGGCGTCGCGCTGACCGCGCCGCGGCTCCGGGTCGAGGCGACGCCCGCCGACGCGGTGAGCGCGACCGACGATGCGGCCCGCGAGTACGCCGAGCGCGCCGCCGTACTGCTGAACGTCCCGGGCGCGGCGGTGACCGTCGAACAGCGGCTCCCGCGCCACGTCGGCCTCGGCAGCGGCACACAACTGGCGCTGGCCGTCTACGCGGCCGTCGCGCGGGCGAACGGGATCGACCCGGACGTCCGGGACGCAGCTCCCAAACTCGGCCGGGCCGGGCGGAGCGGCGTCGGCGTCGCCGGGTTCGAGCAGGGCGGGTTCGTCGTCGACGCCGGCCACCCGACGGCGCGGTTCACGACGGACCGCCCGGCGGACGGCGAGTGGCAGGTGCCCGCGGTCGTCGCGCGCCACGAACTCCCGGAAGACTGGCGGTTCGTCCTCGCGCTCCCGGACGCGGACCCCGGCCGGAGCGGCGACGAGGAAGAGTCGAGCATGCGGGCGGTGGTCGAGCGGGCCGACCCCGCCGTCGCCGACGAGATAAGCGGCGTCGTCTCGCGGCGGCTGCTCCCGGCGGCAGCGGAGGGGCGGCTGTCCGCCTTCGGCGACGCGGTCGCGGAGGTCGGCCGCCTCAACGGGGCCTGGTACGCCGACGCGCAGGGCGGCGTCTACCGGCCGCCGGTCGGCACGGTGGTCGAGCGGCTGTCCGACTGCCCGGCGGTGGCGGGGGCGGGCCAGTCCTCCTGGGGGCCGACGGTGTACGGTGTGACGGACGCCACAGGCGTCGACGCGGCGTGCGAGTCGGCCCGCGACGCGCTCCGAGCGGCCGGCGTCGACGGCGACGTACTGGTCGCGCGGGTCCGCAACGAGGGCGCGACGGTTCGCGGGGGCGTGACGGGCGACCCCGTCGGCGAGCGCCCGTAA
- the ilvD gene encoding dihydroxy-acid dehydratase has protein sequence MNKEQAKRGDDADGAPGDGGKDPDLRSAEVTEGTEHAPHRAMFRAMGYDDADLSSPMVGVANPAADITPCNVHLDDLAEAAYDGVDEAEGMPIEFGTITISDAISMGTEGMKASLISREVIADSVELVAFGERMDGLVTIGGCDKNMPGMMMAAIRTDLPSVFLYGGSIMPGEHNGREVTIQNVFEGVGAVAEGEMSEDELDDLERNACPGAGSCGGMFTANTMSSIAEALGFSPLGAASPPAEADSRYEEAERAGELAVQVVQDRHRPSDFLSKASFENAIALQVAIGGSTNAVLHLLAMAAEAGVDLDIEDFNRISERTPKIADLQPGGERVMKDLHDVGGVPVVLRELHDAGLLHGDALTVTGDTLAEAIEQRDPPAVADLDADFLHTVDDPIHERGAIRILTGNLAPGGAVIKITGEDHLHHEGPVRVFEDEENAMKYVQEGNVESGDAIAIRNEGPRGGPGMREMLGVTSAVAGQGHADDVALLTDGRFSGATRGFSIGHVAPEAAAGGPIAALEDGDRITIDIDDLELSVDLSDDEIEARLDGYDHEPTYESGVLAKYGAAFDSAANGAVTNPAAKRE, from the coding sequence ATGAACAAGGAGCAAGCGAAACGCGGGGACGACGCGGACGGGGCTCCCGGCGACGGGGGCAAGGATCCCGACCTGCGCAGCGCCGAGGTCACCGAGGGCACCGAACACGCGCCCCACCGCGCCATGTTCCGCGCGATGGGGTACGACGACGCGGACCTGTCGTCGCCGATGGTCGGCGTCGCCAACCCCGCCGCCGACATCACGCCGTGTAACGTCCACCTCGATGACCTCGCCGAAGCCGCCTACGACGGCGTCGACGAGGCCGAGGGGATGCCCATCGAGTTCGGCACGATCACTATCTCCGACGCCATCTCGATGGGAACCGAGGGGATGAAGGCGTCGCTGATCTCGCGTGAGGTCATCGCGGACAGCGTCGAACTCGTCGCCTTCGGCGAGCGCATGGACGGGCTAGTCACGATCGGCGGCTGCGACAAGAACATGCCCGGGATGATGATGGCCGCCATCCGGACGGACCTGCCGTCCGTGTTCCTCTACGGCGGCTCGATCATGCCCGGCGAGCACAACGGGCGCGAGGTCACCATCCAGAACGTGTTCGAGGGCGTCGGGGCCGTCGCCGAGGGCGAGATGTCCGAGGACGAACTCGACGACCTCGAACGCAACGCCTGCCCCGGAGCCGGCTCCTGCGGCGGGATGTTCACCGCGAACACCATGTCCTCCATCGCTGAGGCGCTGGGCTTCTCGCCGCTCGGTGCAGCGTCGCCGCCCGCCGAGGCCGACTCCCGTTACGAGGAGGCCGAGCGCGCCGGCGAACTCGCCGTGCAGGTCGTGCAGGACCGGCACCGGCCGTCCGATTTCCTCTCGAAGGCGTCCTTCGAGAACGCCATCGCGCTGCAGGTCGCTATCGGCGGCTCGACCAATGCGGTCCTCCATCTGTTGGCGATGGCCGCCGAGGCCGGCGTCGACCTGGATATCGAGGATTTCAACCGCATCAGCGAGCGGACGCCCAAGATCGCCGACCTCCAGCCCGGCGGCGAGCGCGTGATGAAGGACCTCCACGACGTGGGCGGCGTCCCGGTCGTCCTCCGGGAGCTCCACGACGCCGGCCTGCTCCACGGCGACGCGCTGACGGTCACCGGCGACACGCTCGCCGAGGCCATCGAGCAGCGGGACCCGCCCGCGGTCGCCGACCTCGACGCCGACTTCCTGCACACCGTCGACGACCCCATCCACGAGCGCGGGGCCATCCGCATCCTGACGGGCAACCTCGCGCCCGGCGGCGCGGTCATCAAGATCACCGGCGAGGACCACCTCCACCACGAGGGCCCCGTCCGGGTGTTCGAGGACGAGGAGAACGCGATGAAGTACGTGCAGGAGGGCAACGTCGAGTCGGGCGACGCCATCGCCATCCGCAACGAGGGGCCACGCGGCGGGCCTGGGATGCGCGAGATGCTCGGCGTCACCTCCGCCGTCGCCGGCCAGGGCCACGCCGACGACGTGGCGCTGCTCACCGACGGCCGGTTCTCGGGCGCGACCCGCGGGTTCTCCATCGGCCACGTCGCCCCCGAAGCCGCCGCCGGCGGCCCCATCGCGGCGCTTGAGGACGGCGACCGGATCACAATCGACATCGACGACCTCGAACTCTCGGTGGACCTCTCCGACGATGAGATCGAGGCACGGCTCGATGGCTACGACCACGAACCGACCTACGAGAGCGGCGTGCTGGCGAAATACGGGGCGGCGTTCGACTCCGCCGCCAACGGCGCGGTGACCAACCCCGCCGCGAAGCGGGAGTAA
- a CDS encoding bifunctional 4-hydroxy-2-oxoglutarate aldolase/2-dehydro-3-deoxy-phosphogluconate aldolase produces the protein MERQETLQQMQDSGVVAVMRGADADAVVDIAHALREGGVTALELTADTPGVMGLIEDVVDALDDTEVVVGAGTVLDSETARAASLAGAEFVVSPSFHEDVVETCNRYGVPVAPGVATPTEAIEAYQAGADMVKLFPASDLGPGYLSSIKGPLGQVPIMPTGGVGPDNAGEFIEAGAECVGAGGALVDHDAVERGDFETITENARAMVEAVENAR, from the coding sequence ATGGAACGGCAGGAGACGCTCCAGCAGATGCAGGACAGCGGCGTCGTCGCGGTCATGCGCGGCGCGGACGCGGACGCGGTCGTCGACATCGCCCACGCGCTCCGTGAGGGCGGCGTCACGGCGCTCGAACTGACCGCCGACACGCCCGGTGTGATGGGCCTCATCGAGGACGTGGTCGACGCGCTCGACGACACCGAGGTCGTGGTCGGTGCGGGTACCGTCCTCGATTCGGAGACTGCGCGGGCCGCCAGCCTCGCCGGCGCGGAGTTCGTCGTCTCGCCGAGCTTTCACGAGGACGTGGTCGAGACGTGCAACCGCTACGGCGTCCCCGTCGCACCCGGCGTCGCCACCCCGACCGAGGCCATCGAGGCGTACCAGGCCGGCGCGGACATGGTGAAGCTGTTCCCCGCCTCGGATCTCGGCCCGGGCTACCTCTCCAGCATCAAGGGACCCCTCGGGCAGGTGCCGATCATGCCGACCGGCGGCGTCGGCCCGGACAACGCCGGCGAGTTCATCGAGGCCGGTGCCGAATGCGTCGGCGCGGGCGGCGCACTGGTCGACCACGACGCCGTCGAACGCGGCGACTTCGAGACCATCACCGAGAACGCTCGGGCGATGGTCGAGGCCGTCGAGAACGCCCGGTAA